ATACTATTTAAAACCATTGCTGCTTCTGAATCTTTACTTTCCTGTTTGTTGTGGCCTCTGCAGGCTATGCTTGAAGCAAATTCCCCATGGTGGTACCATAACTTGTGGTCTAATTGCAGTTGCAGTTCAGAATGGCTCGCTTCTCCTTCTCCATCTTTTGAGTATTTTGATCTGGGCTGAAAAGAATTTAAATGGGCATATCATATAACAATTTAGTTAATAAATATAAATCTGTCTGTATGTTGCTTCTGGATTTAATTGCTTGAgtgttttttgcatcaacatttgggATCATTCCAAGATCTATCATCAAGATGGTATGGAGCATAAGAAAATTAACACTCCATAATCTATCATCAGGATGATAAAGAACATAAGGAGATTAAAATCCTTACGCTCTCTAtaattgatccaaaatattgatgcaTTCAATCAAATTCAAAAGCAACATACAGACAAACAAATTCAGAAGCAACATACAGACAGTCTTATGAATTGTAGAAATCTGCTAACAAAAATATAAATCTATTCATACACCAATGGTGAAGTCACCATTGAACAGAAAGAATGGAGTAATTTTTCCAAAACGAATTTATGAACGAGGCTTTTCTGATTGTGGTGTTACTATTAATGATTTTGTTTGACAGCCCAAAATGAGTATTGTATATCATATTGAGATGAATTCTTCCAAATCATGGGTGAATTCTATGAAGCACACAAACCTAAGCAAAACAACAAACCATATAATTGAAAAgccagattttttattttattttaccattGAATCCAGGTCGAGATTCTTGTAGTATTTTTCATTTTCAGGCCATGCTTGAGATAATTTTATGTTCCATATTATGTCATGAGCATCTTGATAAGCATATTGATGAGTTGAAGTCAATAGAGCACTGATACTGTTACTGCAATGGACGTAGCTTCCAAATGTTCTATTTTGCTCGCTTGAAGTGAGTACTCTTTGTGGATCTTTTTCATCTGCCAGAGAAGATGGAGCTTCAGAGGCCCTTAATCTGCATTTTCCCAGACCATGAACCATATGGATGAGCATAGTTTAATATGTATGAAGGAATTCAACAAAAATTCTTAGTTTTTTTCATTCTGATAATAAATCGTTTAAAGTATAATCTGAAATATTGGTTAGataatcaaatttaaaaataatattgtcAAGATTAAAACTATTTAGCACTTATGTGCAATGAGCTTTCCTTACTCAAAGCAGCAGATTGCAGGTTGAAACCATAATATTTTGCCACCCCAAAACATACACCGTTCTATAGTAAGCAGACCataaatttattaccttttgtgtGAGTACAGAGAGATGTACTTGTGTGACTTCTTGCTAAGGCTTGAAAATGGAGAATTGCTGTATTTGAGTCTAAATCTTTCTCTTCTATCCTCAAATCTCTGTAGATGGGAGTTTCGAGATTTGACCTCTgttgaaaatgaaaagattgagCTCAATGTCAAAATTTAATCCAAACATTAAAACATGTAGATATATGATCTATTTCATTAATATCTAAACATTAAACTTTTCAATCTGCAATGGCTTACAATTGCCATTATAAGCTCCACGTTTCTACCTGTTTTGAAATCTTATATCCAATTCAAGACATGTTGACTATATATTATGTCAATGATTTGGATTCAcctaaaaaattagtaaaaaacgTGTGGAATTACCCTgggatttttcatgttttttgttATTCCGATGCATCTACAACAAAATACAGACAACAAAGATCAGTAGAAGCTACAATAAGAAATGAACTATCCTATTTGAAAAGATCTCCTGATATTTATCTCCTAAAAGTTCTGATAATAACTGATCATAAATTAAACATTAGAAATTAGCATACATCATACCCACCTTTGATTACAGAAACAGAATTATAAAATCAAAAGCTTCTGTTCATAGGTTGTATGAGTTTTTCATAATCTATGAAAAATTGTATGGTTAATTTTAGTTTTAATTGTGTGTTTTTTTAATTGATGTTGGGATCACATTCAGTGACTCAGTGTCGTGTCACTGGTGATGGATTACCAAGTATGATACAAAACatcaattgaaaaatatgaaagaaATACAAAATTGGAACATAAATAAATTGttctattcattaaaaaattacaaGAGCTTCTTGATCAAATGATCAGATAAAATGATGATGAATGAATTACAATTACctcattctttgatatatcaaaagACTTCTTAAAAATTATCATGCAAACTTacattattaaaaataaaactaaaaaactaaaagtAAAAAATTGTACAAGTAGGAAGAATTACCAAAATTCTCGCACAGTTAAAACCAAAAACAATTATATAATGCTTATCCATATATTCTATAATGTCTCTCTTTTATGCaaacaaatatattatatatatttcatatatACCTCCTATATTATTCTCATTCAAATTCTTCTTTCAGACTATAGATCACTGAATGTGATCTAAACATCAATTGGAAAATATAGATGAGGATCACTGAATGTGATCTAAAACATCTATTGAAAAATATATGCAGTTAAAACCAAAAACAATCATACAATGCTTGTCCATAAATCACTGATGATAGAATCTTGAATGTGATCGAAATGTCTTGAAAAATATACACAACTAAATCCAGAAACAATCATACAATAGTTATCAAAAGAATGTTTTTCTTAAATGCAAACAAATATTTTATAGCTGTTGTGCTTTTGGATTCAACTGTGTGAGCTTTTTTTgacatcaatgttttggatcacactccatgatccatcatcaggataagaGAGCTGCATAAAGATAGAAgctctctcatcctgatgatggatcatagaatgtGGTCTGAAACATTGATGCCAAAAAAAGATCATGCAGTTGAATCCATAAACCCAACAGCTAACATTATAAGCTGTAGAAATCTAATATCTCAAATATTTTATCTTCATTTCATATAAACTCCTGCCCTCGTTTTACAGTACAAAAACACAGAATGTCACCTGAAGATGGCTTTTAACTTGAGAAACTGTGAGCCCATTTACTCCCATTAGCCCCACAATAAGCTTCGGAGTAGCCTctgagaaaacaaaaaaaaccatgAAATATCAATCCTCCTCATAAAATTCATCATCAAAACTCATCAATCCAATCTGAAAA
This genomic stretch from Cryptomeria japonica chromosome 8, Sugi_1.0, whole genome shotgun sequence harbors:
- the LOC131062433 gene encoding putative Myb family transcription factor At1g14600 — encoded protein: MRSLEGKTLVRQYVRSAIPGFRWTHELHQSFLRAIECLGGEHEATPKLIVGLMGVNGLTVSQVKSHLQMHRNNKKHEKSQEVKSRNSHLQRFEDRRERFRLKYSNSPFSSLSKKSHKYISLYSHKRLRASEAPSSLADEKDPQRVLTSSEQNRTFGSYVHCSNSISALLTSTHQYAYQDAHDIIWNIKLSQAWPENEKYYKNLDLDSMPRSKYSKDGEGEASHSELQLQLDHKLWYHHGEFASSIACRGHNKQESKDSEAAMVLNSIQLANSIAWRDDSKGQDVDNVKLNQKPLLLEDDIQLELSLSIP